Proteins encoded together in one Phyllostomus discolor isolate MPI-MPIP mPhyDis1 chromosome 6, mPhyDis1.pri.v3, whole genome shotgun sequence window:
- the LRRC10B gene encoding leucine-rich repeat-containing protein 10B, producing MGIAESTLDELPSDAEEQLRHGEQQLELSGKRLRRLPSAVCALSRLEKLYVSGTGLRELPEEIEELRELRILALDFNKLECLPDGLCRLPRLTRLYLGGNRLLELPNDFAQLQSLRCLWIEGNFLRRFPRPLLRLVALQSLQMGDNRLRSLPAELPSMTGLRGLWLYGNRFEVFPPALLRMGRLHILDMDRNRLGGFPDLHPLRALRVFSYDHNPVTGPPRVADTVFLVGEGAVERMAERDEPIPRRPPRRPARAFEDEEEEDLLIGGGGCRALAPREGSPGALEASPGQGT from the coding sequence ATGGGCATCGCCGAGTCCACGCTGGACGAACTGCCGTCGGACGCCGAGGAGCAGCTGCGCCACGGCGAGCAGCAGCTAGAGCTGAGCGGGAAGCGGCTGCGTCGGCTTCCCAGCGCCGTGTGCGCGCTGAGCCGCCTGGAGAAACTGTACGTGAGCGGCACGGGTCTGCGCGAGCTGCCGGAGGAGATCGAGGAGCTGCGCGAGTTGCGCATCCTGGCGCTTGACTTCAACAAGCTCGAGTGCCTGCCCGATGGCCTGTGTCGCCTGCCGCGCCTCACGCGCCTCTACCTGGGTGGCAACCGGCTTCTGGAGCTGCCCAACGACTTCGCGCAGCTGCAGAGCCTGCGCTGCCTGTGGATCGAGGGCAACTTCCTGCGGCGCTTCCCGCGGCCGCTGCTGCGCTTGGTGGCGCTACAGTCGCTGCAGATGGGTGACAACCGGTTGCGCTCGCTGCCCGCAGAACTGCCGAGCATGACTGGCCTGCGCGGCCTCTGGCTCTACGGCAACCGCTTCGAGGTGTTCCCGCCCGCGCTGCTGCGCATGGGCCGCCTGCACATCCTTGACATGGACCGCAACCGCCTGGGTGGTTTCCCCGACCTGCACCCGCTGCGCGCTCTGCGAGTCTTCTCCTACGACCACAACCCTGTTACTGGGCCCCCGCGCGTCGCCGACACCGTCTTCCTTGTAGGCGAGGGCGCCGTCGAACGCATGGCGGAGCGCGACGAGCCCATACCCCGGCGGCCACCCCGACGCCCAGCGCGGGCCTttgaggatgaggaggaagaagacCTGCTCATAGGAGGCGGTGGCTGCCGGGCTCTGGCGCCCCGGGAGGGCAGCCCCGGCGCCCTGGAAGCCTCTCCAGGACAAGGCACCTGA